The Cytophagia bacterium CHB2 genome contains the following window.
GAAACAAGTGCAGATTTGGCGCCGCAGCTATGACACGCAACCGCCGGCGCTCGAGAAAATCGACCCCCGCTATCCCGGCCACGACCCGCGCTACAAAAATCTGTCTGAATCCGATCTTCCCACCACCGAATGTTTGCAGGACACGGTTGCGCGTTTCCTTCCGGCCTGGCATGAAACCATCGTGCCCGAGATCAAAGCCGGCGGTCGCGTCATCATTGCCGCACACGGCAACAGTCTGCGCGCCCTGGTCAAATATCTCGACAACATCTCGAATCAGGAAATCGTTGAATTGAACATCCCCACCGGCATGCCGCTTGTGTATGAATTAGATGATGCGTTGAAGCCGATACGAAATTACTATCTTGGTGATGAGGAAAGCGTCAAAAAAGCGATGCAGGCAGTGGCCAATCAAGGCAAGGCGAGCAAATAAAGGCAGTCGGAGTGTTACGTTGATTGGCGTTTTGTCATGCTTCAGTACTGGACACCCCTTCTTAGGCCACCGATGAACACGGATTTTCACTGATTTTTTAAAAATTCTGAAATCCGTGTTGATCGGTGCCACTCAACAGCTAAATGCAATACCTCTCACTTAGTAGTCCTGCCCCCCTTGTGGGGCATTGCAACATGCACGAACAGCGGCCCACAAGGGGCCGCGACTACGAATGAAATGCTAAGTGAACGGTATTGCAGCTAAATGTCCTATTTCTGTAAAGTGTCCGGCGGCAAAATCGCAGCTAAGACTTGCTGGAGAATCAATGCGGGATGAGTGCCCGGCGTTGGTTCTCTTTTTATTTTGGCCGTTGTGTTCTTCTATAGTTTTTATCACGCGATCCTGAATTTCAATGGGCAGGGCGGCAAGTTCACGCAGCGCTTTCTTCGCAATTGCGATGCGGTATTCAGGCATGACGTGTTTTTCATTTTGCCGTCTCGCCTTTCTTAATCGAACTTCAAAACAAACCTCACGCATTCCCGCGCAGCTTGTAATTCGGCGCTTCGTGGGTGATGATGACATCATGCGGATGGCTTTCGCGCAAGCCCGCTGAAGTGATTTTTACGAAGCGGCTCTTTTCTTTCAATTCGCTGATGGAAGCCGCGCCGACATAGCCCATGGCGGCGCGCAAGCCGCCGATCATTTGAAACACCACGTCCGCCAGTTTGCCGCGATACGGCACACGGCCTTCGATGCCCTCCGGCACAAATTTCTTTTTTCCCTCCTGAAAATAGCGGTCGCTGCTGCCGTGCTTCATTGCTGAAAGCGAGCCCATGGCGCGATACGTTTTGTAACTGCGCCCCTCCAAATAAATCATCTCGCCCGGACTCTCTTCCGTGCCGGCAAGCATGTTGCCC
Protein-coding sequences here:
- the gpmA gene encoding 2,3-diphosphoglycerate-dependent phosphoglycerate mutase, producing the protein MTKLVLLRHGESTWNKENRVTGWTDVDLTEKGVQEAQNAGKVLKQNGFVFDLAFTSVLKRAIRSLWLVLDEMDLMWIPVHRSWRLNERHYGALQGLNKAETAAKYGEKQVQIWRRSYDTQPPALEKIDPRYPGHDPRYKNLSESDLPTTECLQDTVARFLPAWHETIVPEIKAGGRVIIAAHGNSLRALVKYLDNISNQEIVELNIPTGMPLVYELDDALKPIRNYYLGDEESVKKAMQAVANQGKASK